TATCCCTACTTGTACAGTTCGACTGGTGGCCTTTTCATCAGATAGCGCACCTTTCCCATGTTTTTCTGCATCAACATCTGATATTGAAAGCTGTATTTTTTACTGAATGGTTTACAGGCTAGTGCCGCAATGGCACCTACCCAGGATTGCAGCATTGCTCGCAGGCAATGAAAGCTACGACTAATAAGTGATTTTGGCGCGATGAAGGTACAGGCATAGGTCTCGCCAATGCGGGTAGCTTGTGCCAACAAGTAGGCTGCGTTAAGGCGATGGGGCTCCGCAGTCTCTGTTACCACGGCTTCTCGGCAAGCGATAATCTTACCCCCGTTTTGCGCGATAGCGCTGAAAAATGCGCTGTCTTCACCGCCGGTAGTCCCCATTTTTTTGTCAAAAGGGCTGCTAGGGTGTGGCAGCGCATCCCGTCTCACTAATGAGTTGCCTGTTAAACCGACGGAGAGTTGACTACCAGTTGCCTCGGTTTGC
The genomic region above belongs to Ferrimonas lipolytica and contains:
- a CDS encoding glycosyltransferase family 2 protein is translated as MRTRVTVCLCTYRRPQLAATLNSIAALQLPSDVDINISIADNDPLGSGKPIVDAFCANNDIEVHYQIQPEKNISLTRNMTVANANGDYLAFIDDDEEADSQWLLRLLECAQTYQAAAVVGQVDTIYPPESPAWIREGNFLGRQTEATGSQLSVGLTGNSLVRRDALPHPSSPFDKKMGTTGGEDSAFFSAIAQNGGKIIACREAVVTETAEPHRLNAAYLLAQATRIGETYACTFIAPKSLISRSFHCLRAMLQSWVGAIAALACKPFSKKYSFQYQMLMQKNMGKVRYLMKRPPVELYK